Within Novosphingobium resinovorum, the genomic segment CCAAGGTGCGCGATCTCTCGCGCCAGGGCGCCGGGATCGAGACCGAACATTATCTCGCGATCGGGCAGCATTTGCGCATCGGCTCCGCCCTCATGCCCGAATTCGAGGCCACCGTATGCTGGCGCCGGCATCCGTCCTACGGCATCGTCTTCCGGCAGTTGATGAGCCTCGAGGAACTGGCGGTCCGCGCCTTCCACATGCAGGAAGCGGGCGCCCGCTAGCCTTCGGAAACGACGCGCCGCCACCACTTGCGACCTGCCCCCTGCGGCCCCGACTTCATCGCCCGCCTGCGAAACAGCATCGAGCCGCCACGAACCAGCAGCACCACCCACATCACCTGCCACCCAAGCGCCGCGACGTGCGGCCAGAGCGCCGGCTCCTGCGCGGCGCGGGCCAGCATCGCGAAGGGCGAGCTGAACGGCAGGACCACCGCCAGCATCTCGACCGCGCTGCCCGGTTGGGTCATCGCGTAAGTCGCGAAGAAGAACAACATGAGCTGCATCATCGTGACGGGCATAGACAGCGTTTGCACCTCGCGCACCGTGTTCGCCAGCGAGCCGATCGCGAGGAACACCGAGCCCAGCAGCAGGTAGGCCATCGCGAAGTAGATCACCCCCAGCCCGACCAGCATCGGCCAGCCGACCGCCGGTTCGGGCAGTGCCACGACCGATCCCGCCGACAGGTAGATCGCTCCGCCGACGCTACCCCACACCGCGATGCCGACCAGCGACACGCCGAGCATGGCGAAGAGCTTGCCGAAGAACACCGACTCCATCGGGATCGCGGCGGCCAGCACCTCGATGATCTTGTTGCCTTTTTCCTCGACAAGGTTGGACAGGACCATCCCGGCCAGCATCATCGTCAGCAGGAACAGCAAGGTCTGCGCGCCCTGCGCCGTACGTAGGCGGCTGCGCGAATCGCCGGGCGCCGCCACCGAGGTCTTGGCCAGCTTCACCTGTGGCCAGAAGGCCAGAGATCCGTCACGAACCTCGGCCGCGATCAGTTCGACATCCCCCCGCCAGTCCTTGATGAGCGGTCCCGGCCCGGTCAGCACCGGCGCGGCGGGAGAGCCCGACAGCACGCCCGCGAAAGCACCCTTGCGTGACGCCAGCACCACACCCGGATCGGCCTGCTCGGCCGGGGTCAGGTCCTTGACCACATGCATGTCCGGCAGGCCGCCTCCGAGCCGGTCGGCCAGTGCATCGCGGGCACGGACCATCGCCTTCGCGTCGGCCTCGGCCATGACCACGCCGATCGCAGGCGCCTCGCCGCTCTGATCGACGCGCTGGCCGACGCTGCCTGCCAGCAGTCCGACGATCACCGGGAACAGCGGACCGAGCAGGAAGAAAAAGAACGTGCGCGAGAACAGGATCGCGGTGAAGTCGCGCCGGGCCACCACCCAGGCTGCGGCCAGCATCGACAGGCGGCCGCGATGACCGGGCGCGGAAAGATCGAAGTTCATCGGCGCGGCTCCTCGGGCTTTTCCGCTTCGAGGGCGCGGGCGGCAGCCTCCCCGGCGATGGCGACGAAGGCATCGTGCAGCCCGGCGCGCTCGATGGACAGCGACAGGATACCCGCCTCCCCCGCGATCAGCGCGCGCAGCAGCGGCTCGATTCCGCCTTCGGGCAGCGCGAAGTTCCAGTACCGCCCCTCGCGCCGCGAATCGGTCGGCAAGGCAGCGCGCCACAGTCCCTCGTCGGCCTGCGTTTCGAGCCGGACCTGTGCGGGAATCCGGTCGCGCGCGACGTCGACCGGCCCCGCGAACGGGACGCGACCTCCCGCGATGATCGCGACCTCGTCGCACAGGCGCTCGGCATGCGCGATGACGTGGGTGGAGAAGATCACGGTCGTGCCGTCCTCCGCCAGACCGCGCATCATCGCCTCCAGCTTGCCCTGGTTGAGCGCATCGAGGCCGGAGAACGGCTCGTCGAAGATGACCAGGCGCGGGCGATGAACCAGCGTGCCAAGGATCTGCACCTGCTGCGCCATGCCTTTGGAAAGCTGGCGAATCTGACGATCCGCGGCATATCCGAGGCCATGCCGCTCGAGCAGTTCGTGCGCGCGGCGACGGCCTTCCTTCAGCGGCAGGCCCCGCAGCGCGCCGAGAAAGGCGATCGCCTCCGTCGCCTTCATGGACGGGTAGAGGCCGCGCTCCTCGGGCAGGTAGCCGATGGCGTGGGCGACGTCGTGCGGCCGCTCGGCGCCGAGAATGCGACGGTAACCCGAATCGGGCTCGATGATACCCAGCAGCATGCGCAGCGTCGTCGTCTTGCCCGCACCGTTGGGGCCGAGGATGCCATAGACCGAGCCCTGCGGCACCGAGAGGTCGACACCGCCCACGGCAGTGGTCCCCTCGAACCGCTTGACGAGCCCCCGCGCCTCGATCGCCAGGGGGCAATCGAAACCTGACACATTGCCGGTCAACCGAGGATCTCCTACTTGCGCATCCATGAAGCCCCCTGGGTCTAGCACGTGCGCCCCTGATGGCGCAGTCCCGGTTAAGACCGCCCTAAGCAATTTTGCCGAGGCGGTGGAGGGAGAGGCGCGCGCTCTCGGCTTCTGCGCTTTCGGCGTGGCTTCGGCCGCGACGGACGAGGACCGCGCGGCGCGGCTTGACGCCTGGCTGGCAGCGGGGATGCACGGCTCGATGGGCTGGATGGAGGAGCGCGCGCACCATCGCCGCAGTCCGCAGGGGCTCTGGCCCGAAGCCCGCAGCGTCATCGCGCTGGGCATGAGCTATGCCCCCGCCGCCGACCCGCTGCGACTGGCGGACGAAGGCGGGATCGGCCGGATTTCGGCGTATGCGCAAGGCGCCGATTATCACGACACGGTGAAGAAGGCGCTCAAGAACCTTGCCCGCTGGATGGTGAGCGAGGGGGACAAACGCGGGCTGGGGCCGGTCGGGGTGAAAGTCTTCACCGACACCGCGCCGGTGATGGAAAAGCCGCTCGCCGCTGCCGCAGGGCTCGGCTGGCAGGGCAAGCATACCAATGTCGTCAGCCGCGAACATGGATCATGGCTGTTCCTCGGCGAGATCTACACGACACTGGACCTGCCGCTCTCGGCCCCGGCGCGCGATCGCTGCGGATCGTGCCGGGCCTGCCAGGACGCTTGCCCGACCGATGCCTTCCCGGCGCCCTACCGCCTCGATGCGCGGCGCTGCGTCAGCTACCTCACCATCGAGCACAAGGGGCCGGTGCCCGAGGACATGCGCGAGGGGCTGGGCAACCGCATCTACGGCTGTGATGACTGCCTCGCGGTCTGCCCGTGGAACAAGTTCGCCGAGACGGCGCATACGATGAAGGCGTTCCTGCCGCGCGCGGAACTGACGGCGCCGGAGCTGGCGGATCTGCTCACGCTGGACGATGCGGGGTTTCGCAAGCTGTTCTCGGGAAGTCCGATCAAGCGGATCGGGCGGGACCGGTTCGTGCGCAACTGCCTCTATGCGGCGGGCAACAGCGGCCGGAAGGTGCTGCTGGCGCAGGTGGAGCCGCTGCTGGCGGATGCAGACGATGCCGTTGCAGATGCGGCACGATGGGCGAGAGGCAAGCTGACGTCGTCCCGGACTTGATCCGGAACCGGTGGCGGTCTTTAGGCGCGACCTCGGGTAAAGGCGCCCTGCCGACAGCAAGGCGGTTCACGGCCAGCGGTTCCGGATCAAGTCCGGGACGACGCCATTGTCAGACCAGTTCCTTGAGCGGCACGCCCGCGTCGGCGAGGCGCTCGACGTCCGGCGTGGCGCCCGCCTCGACCAGCTTTCGGCCCTGCACGTAGTCCTTGACCATGTTCACGCAGTCCAGCGCCACGACCTTGCCCTGCTTGAGGTAGACCACCGAGAAGCTGCGCCCCTCGACGTCGCCGCGCGTCACCGTCTGGTCGAAGCCCATGTTGATCCCGGCCGTCTGCAGCTTGAGATCATACTGGTTCGACCAGAACCACGGGAACGCCTTGTACGGCTTTGCGTCCCCGCAGATCGCCTTGGCCACGCACGTCGCCATGTCGTTGGCGTTCTGCACCGATTCCACCCGCATCACCGTGCCGCCCGCATAGTCGCAGGCGAAGGCCGCGCAGTCGCCGATCGCGTAGATGTCCGGTAGCGAGGTGCGGCAGAACTCGTCCACGTCCACGCCGTTGGCGCCCGAGGCACCTGCGAGGATCAGCGGACCGACGGCGGGCACGATGCCGATGCCGACGATCACCGCCTCGGCGGGGATCACCTCGCCATCGACCAGCTTCACGCCCGTTACCCGGTGGCCGTCACCTTCGAGGCATTCCACCGCAACGCCGGTGCGCAGGTCCACCCCGTGATCGCGGTGTTCCTTCTGATAGAACTCGGACAGTTCCTCACCCGCGACGCGCGCCAGCACGCGCGGCAGGGCTTCGAGCAGCACCACGTTCAGCCCCATCTTCGACAGCACCGCCGCTGCTTCCAGCCCGATGTAGCCGCCGCCGATGACGACGATGTTCTTCGTGCCCGCATCGACTTCGGCCATCAGAGTGTCGCAGTCCTCGCGGGTGCGCACCGCGTGGACGCCCGCCAGTTCGGCGCCGCCGCACGACAGGCGCCGCGGATCGCCGCCGGTCGCCCAGACCAGCTTGCCGTAACCGAAGGTCGTGCCGTTCGAGAGCGTCAGTTCCTTCGCCTCGGCGTCCACCTTGGTGACTTCGGTGGAGAGCCTGAAGGTCACCTCCTTCTCGGCCCAGAACGTCGGTGGACGGATGTAGAGACGGTCGAAGGTTTTCTCGCGCGCGAAGTATTCCTTCGAAAGCGGCGGGCGCTCGTAAGGATGCTCCGGCTCGCGGCCGATGACGGTGATGGTTCCGGTGAACCCGTTCTGGCGCAGGGCGAGCGCACATTGCGCTCCCCCATGTCCCGCTCCCACGATGACGACGTCTGATTTTTCCATGGCGCGTTGAGTTCCGCAATTTAACCGCGCGGTCAATGCCCCAGACGAAATCTAGTTACCTTGATAGGGGGCATCGCATTGCTGGACAAACGTTCAGCCTACAGGCTGCTTCATCGCGTCCATCGTCAGTTCCAGCGAGCGAATCTGCGCCTCGGGATCATACGTGGCGATGCTGACGATCAGTTCGTCCGCCTGCGTGCGGGCGACGAAGTCCTCGATCCCCTGCCGCACCGTCGCCGGGCTGCCGACCGCGCTGACCGAGCGCACCTGCTCCAGCATCGCCCGCGCCGCGCCGGGAAGACCGGCGCGGTAATCGCGTACCGGCGGCTTCAGGCGGCCCGGATTGCCCGAGCGCAGCGCCACGAAGCTCTGGTCGGTGGAGGAGGACAGGTAGACCGCCTCCTCGTCCGTATCGGCGGCGACCACGTTGATCGCGGCCATGAAGTGCGGCTTCGCCAGGGTTTCGGAGGGCTCGAACCGCTCGCGGTATACCCGCGCGGCATCATCCAGTGCGGCGGGAGCGAAGTGCGAGGCGAAGGCGTAAGGCAGGCCCAGCATCGCCGCCAGCTGCGCACCGAACAGGCTGGAGCCGAGAATCCACATCTCGACATCCGCCCCCGCGGCCTGAGGCGAAGGAACGCCGCCCGCCGCCTGCCCCTGGAACCGGGCACGCAGTTCCACCACGTCGTTGGGGAAGCGCTCGGACGCGGCGTGGATGTCCTTGCGCAGCGCATGGGCCAGCCGCCCGTCGGCGCCCGGCGCGCGGCCGAGACCGAGATCGACGCGGCCGGGGAACAGCGCCGCCAGCGTGCCGAACTGCTCGGAGATCACGTAAGGCGTGTGGTTGGGCAGCATGATGCCGCCCGCGCCAATGCGGATCGTGCTGGTCGCATTGCCGAGATGGGCGAGGACCACCGAGGTCGCGCCGCCCGCGATGCCGTCCATGCCGTGATGCTCGGCCACCCAGTAGCGCCGGTATCCCGCGCGCTCGGCCGCCTGCGCGGTCCGTACGGAGATATCGAGCGCCTCCGCGACAGTGCCGTCTTCGCGGACGGTGACGAGATCGAGGACGGACATCGGGATCATGGGAGAAACCTTATTTTGCCGGATCAGGAGAGCCGAGCTGGGATAGGTACTGCTTCGCCGTCACCGCAGCGTCACTGGAAGGCGCGGCCGCAACGACCGATTCCCAGCTGCGCCGCGCGGCGGCATCGTTGTGCGAAAGCATGGCGATGACGCCCGCCTCCAGCCCGATCTCGGGGTCTTGCGGAGCGAGGCTCGCAGCTTTCTCGATCTGGGTCTGCGCCTGTGCCAGCTTGTCCTGACGGCGCGAGAGCGTGGCCGAAAGCAGCCACGCCTGCGCATTGTCCGGCTGCGCGGCGCGGGCTTCGGCAAGGGCGTTGGCGGCCTCGTCGGGCTGCTTCACGGCGACCAGCCCGCGCGCACGGTCGAGCGCTATCGAGGCGGTGAGGTCCGCATCGCCGACGATCTTGGCGTCCGTCGCTGCAGGGGCGAGCAGCGAGAGCGCCTGCCCCGCCTGCCCGGCGGCGAGCGCGGCATTGCCCGCCATCGCCCCCAGACGCGCGCGGCTGGCATGGTCGGCAGGATCCGCGGCATCGCGGGCATTGGTGAAGGCGGTGCGCGCCTCGTCCCAGCGGTCGAGGTCGCTGAGCGCCACGCCGAGGCACAGGCCCGCACGCACCTGCTCGCGCCCGATGGCGTCGGCCACCGCGCTGCGGGCGAGTTCGGCGGATTTCTCCGGGTTCGCCTCGACCGCGCTCATGCAACCGGCGCTGCTGCGGGCGGCAGGCATCGCGACGTTCTGCGCCTCGCGGGCGCGGCGGTCGCGGTCTTCCTTGTCCTTCTTCTCGATGATCTCCAGCGGCAGCTGCGAAGCATAGGGCCGTGCCGAACTCGGCAGGCTGGAAGCAGGGCCGACCTGGGCCATCAGCGGAAGGAGGAGAAGCAGCGAGGACATGGGGATCAGGACTCCGGGGTGCCCTCTGCGCGCGGCCCTGCCAACGGAAGCACCAGTTCCGCGACGGTGCGCAGGAGCAGGCGAATGTCGGCATCACGCGAGAGGCGATGATCGCCGTCCTTGATCAGCGTGACCTGCACGTCGGCTGAACGCAGTTTCTCCGCCAGCTTCAGGGAGATTTCGAAAGGCACGTCGGGATCGCGCTGGCCGTGGAGCAGGCGCACCGGGGCGTCGATGGCGATCTCGCCCTCCAGCATAAGGTTGGCCTGTCCGTCTGCCCAGAAACCGGGGTGCGTGGGGGTCGGCTCGGGGCCGTAGGGATTGTCCTCGAAGAGGATTTCCCCGTCCGCGAGCAGCGCCTTATCCATCTGGGGGATGCCCCATTCGGTGAAGTCCGGCGCCGGTGCGATGCCGACGAGGCCCGCCAGCCGGTCCCCCAGCGCGAGGCCCGCCATCAGCATCAGCCAGCCGCCCATCGAGGAACCGACCAGCACGATCTTCTCGTCCGTCTCCAGCGCGGCGACGAGGGCGAGCACTTCCTGTTTCCAGCGCGTGAGAGTGCCGTCGGCAAAGTCGCCCGGCGATTCGCCGCAGCCGGAATAGTCGAACAGCAGGCAGGGGAGCCCGCTGGCGCGCGCCATCTCGAACAGGGCGGCGGCCTTGGAACCGGCCATGTCGGACATGTAGCCGGGGAGGAAGACGATGACCGGGCCAGTGCCGGGAGTGAAACGGTAGGCGATCGAACGCCCGTCGGAGAGATCGAGATAGCTGGTCGAAGTCATGGTGCCCTTAGTGGGAAGTGGTTGGCTGCAGGGCAAGGCGACGGTGTGAATTAAGAGAAGGCCCACCCCTAACCCCTCCCGCAAGCGGGAGGGGAGCAGGACGTTTCGCCCTCCCGCAAGCGGGAGGGCCGGGAGGCTTGGCCCGCAGGGCCTAGCCGGACGGGGTGGGCCAGATTGGTATCGAAACCTCTGGACGCCCTCACCGTAATGCGATCTTAAGTCCCGACCGCTAACCGTTCGGGCCGATATGAGCGCCAAGGTCATCCACTTCCCCACCCGCCCGTCCCGGCTTGCGCTGCGGCTCGAATGGTTCGCCACCGATCGCTCGGTA encodes:
- a CDS encoding ABC transporter permease → MNFDLSAPGHRGRLSMLAAAWVVARRDFTAILFSRTFFFFLLGPLFPVIVGLLAGSVGQRVDQSGEAPAIGVVMAEADAKAMVRARDALADRLGGGLPDMHVVKDLTPAEQADPGVVLASRKGAFAGVLSGSPAAPVLTGPGPLIKDWRGDVELIAAEVRDGSLAFWPQVKLAKTSVAAPGDSRSRLRTAQGAQTLLFLLTMMLAGMVLSNLVEEKGNKIIEVLAAAIPMESVFFGKLFAMLGVSLVGIAVWGSVGGAIYLSAGSVVALPEPAVGWPMLVGLGVIYFAMAYLLLGSVFLAIGSLANTVREVQTLSMPVTMMQLMLFFFATYAMTQPGSAVEMLAVVLPFSSPFAMLARAAQEPALWPHVAALGWQVMWVVLLVRGGSMLFRRRAMKSGPQGAGRKWWRRVVSEG
- a CDS encoding ABC transporter ATP-binding protein, with amino-acid sequence MDAQVGDPRLTGNVSGFDCPLAIEARGLVKRFEGTTAVGGVDLSVPQGSVYGILGPNGAGKTTTLRMLLGIIEPDSGYRRILGAERPHDVAHAIGYLPEERGLYPSMKATEAIAFLGALRGLPLKEGRRRAHELLERHGLGYAADRQIRQLSKGMAQQVQILGTLVHRPRLVIFDEPFSGLDALNQGKLEAMMRGLAEDGTTVIFSTHVIAHAERLCDEVAIIAGGRVPFAGPVDVARDRIPAQVRLETQADEGLWRAALPTDSRREGRYWNFALPEGGIEPLLRALIAGEAGILSLSIERAGLHDAFVAIAGEAAARALEAEKPEEPRR
- the queG gene encoding tRNA epoxyqueuosine(34) reductase QueG; its protein translation is MEGEARALGFCAFGVASAATDEDRAARLDAWLAAGMHGSMGWMEERAHHRRSPQGLWPEARSVIALGMSYAPAADPLRLADEGGIGRISAYAQGADYHDTVKKALKNLARWMVSEGDKRGLGPVGVKVFTDTAPVMEKPLAAAAGLGWQGKHTNVVSREHGSWLFLGEIYTTLDLPLSAPARDRCGSCRACQDACPTDAFPAPYRLDARRCVSYLTIEHKGPVPEDMREGLGNRIYGCDDCLAVCPWNKFAETAHTMKAFLPRAELTAPELADLLTLDDAGFRKLFSGSPIKRIGRDRFVRNCLYAAGNSGRKVLLAQVEPLLADADDAVADAARWARGKLTSSRT
- a CDS encoding NAD(P)/FAD-dependent oxidoreductase, translating into MEKSDVVIVGAGHGGAQCALALRQNGFTGTITVIGREPEHPYERPPLSKEYFAREKTFDRLYIRPPTFWAEKEVTFRLSTEVTKVDAEAKELTLSNGTTFGYGKLVWATGGDPRRLSCGGAELAGVHAVRTREDCDTLMAEVDAGTKNIVVIGGGYIGLEAAAVLSKMGLNVVLLEALPRVLARVAGEELSEFYQKEHRDHGVDLRTGVAVECLEGDGHRVTGVKLVDGEVIPAEAVIVGIGIVPAVGPLILAGASGANGVDVDEFCRTSLPDIYAIGDCAAFACDYAGGTVMRVESVQNANDMATCVAKAICGDAKPYKAFPWFWSNQYDLKLQTAGINMGFDQTVTRGDVEGRSFSVVYLKQGKVVALDCVNMVKDYVQGRKLVEAGATPDVERLADAGVPLKELV
- a CDS encoding LLM class flavin-dependent oxidoreductase gives rise to the protein MIPMSVLDLVTVREDGTVAEALDISVRTAQAAERAGYRRYWVAEHHGMDGIAGGATSVVLAHLGNATSTIRIGAGGIMLPNHTPYVISEQFGTLAALFPGRVDLGLGRAPGADGRLAHALRKDIHAASERFPNDVVELRARFQGQAAGGVPSPQAAGADVEMWILGSSLFGAQLAAMLGLPYAFASHFAPAALDDAARVYRERFEPSETLAKPHFMAAINVVAADTDEEAVYLSSSTDQSFVALRSGNPGRLKPPVRDYRAGLPGAARAMLEQVRSVSAVGSPATVRQGIEDFVARTQADELIVSIATYDPEAQIRSLELTMDAMKQPVG
- a CDS encoding tetratricopeptide repeat protein, which encodes MSSLLLLLPLMAQVGPASSLPSSARPYASQLPLEIIEKKDKEDRDRRAREAQNVAMPAARSSAGCMSAVEANPEKSAELARSAVADAIGREQVRAGLCLGVALSDLDRWDEARTAFTNARDAADPADHASRARLGAMAGNAALAAGQAGQALSLLAPAATDAKIVGDADLTASIALDRARGLVAVKQPDEAANALAEARAAQPDNAQAWLLSATLSRRQDKLAQAQTQIEKAASLAPQDPEIGLEAGVIAMLSHNDAAARRSWESVVAAAPSSDAAVTAKQYLSQLGSPDPAK
- a CDS encoding alpha/beta hydrolase; translation: MTSTSYLDLSDGRSIAYRFTPGTGPVIVFLPGYMSDMAGSKAAALFEMARASGLPCLLFDYSGCGESPGDFADGTLTRWKQEVLALVAALETDEKIVLVGSSMGGWLMLMAGLALGDRLAGLVGIAPAPDFTEWGIPQMDKALLADGEILFEDNPYGPEPTPTHPGFWADGQANLMLEGEIAIDAPVRLLHGQRDPDVPFEISLKLAEKLRSADVQVTLIKDGDHRLSRDADIRLLLRTVAELVLPLAGPRAEGTPES